A genomic stretch from Candidatus Kapaibacterium thiocyanatum includes:
- a CDS encoding DEAD/DEAH box helicase — translation MTFSDLSLIDPILRALEAEGYSNPTPIQQQAIPPCLEGKDLFGCAQTGTGKTAAFALPILQRLGTTPFTKGPRALILAPTRELAHQISDSFRTYGKFIRFRHAVVYGGVSSRPQIDALRRGVDVLIATPGRLLDLIEQRALTLERVEVLVLDEADRMLDMGFITDIRRIMPMLPKERQTLFFSATVPNEIKKLSNDLLRDPVHVEVAPQATTMETIEQLLYFVNKLQKRELLAHLLEHQIQGSVLVFTRTKHNADRVVKDLERTGVRAEALHGDKSQQARQRALRNFKERRTRVLVATDIAARGIDIDDLAFVVNYELPDSPENYVHRIGRTGRAGASGTALSLCSPDEQDSLHAITRLIRRRIPVVKDHPFSTPEHEYQAPQQRSSGGQQRQGGQYRRSSAPYRSGSGSGSHRTRRH, via the coding sequence ATGACCTTTTCCGATCTGTCCCTTATTGACCCTATTCTCCGTGCGCTTGAGGCGGAAGGGTATTCCAATCCCACGCCCATCCAGCAGCAGGCAATACCTCCCTGCCTGGAAGGCAAGGATCTCTTCGGCTGCGCCCAGACGGGTACGGGCAAGACGGCGGCGTTCGCCCTGCCCATCCTTCAACGTCTCGGCACGACGCCCTTCACCAAGGGGCCGCGCGCCCTCATCCTCGCACCGACGCGCGAACTCGCTCATCAGATCAGCGACAGCTTCCGTACGTACGGGAAATTCATTCGCTTCCGCCATGCCGTCGTCTATGGTGGTGTATCGTCACGTCCCCAGATCGACGCCCTGCGTCGCGGCGTCGACGTCCTCATCGCCACGCCCGGACGTCTGCTCGATCTGATCGAACAGCGTGCGCTGACGCTGGAACGCGTGGAAGTGCTCGTCCTCGACGAAGCCGACCGCATGCTGGACATGGGCTTCATCACCGACATCCGTCGCATCATGCCCATGCTGCCGAAGGAACGTCAGACGCTGTTCTTTTCGGCAACGGTACCCAACGAAATCAAGAAGCTCTCCAACGATCTGCTCCGCGATCCCGTTCATGTCGAAGTCGCCCCTCAGGCCACGACGATGGAAACCATCGAGCAACTTCTCTATTTCGTGAACAAACTGCAGAAGCGCGAACTGCTCGCCCATCTGCTCGAACATCAGATCCAGGGCAGCGTTCTCGTCTTCACACGCACGAAGCACAATGCCGACCGCGTCGTCAAGGACCTCGAACGTACGGGTGTACGAGCCGAAGCGCTCCATGGTGACAAGTCCCAGCAGGCACGCCAGCGCGCACTGCGTAATTTCAAGGAACGTCGTACACGCGTTCTCGTTGCTACCGATATCGCGGCACGGGGCATCGACATCGACGATCTTGCATTCGTGGTGAACTACGAGCTTCCCGATTCGCCGGAGAACTACGTCCACCGCATCGGCCGTACTGGCCGGGCAGGCGCGTCGGGCACGGCCCTATCGCTCTGCAGCCCGGACGAGCAGGATTCGCTCCATGCCATCACGCGACTCATCCGCCGCCGTATTCCGGTCGTCAAGGATCACCCGTTTTCGACACCCGAGCACGAGTATCAGGCTCCGCAGCAACGTTCGTCCGGAGGACAGCAGCGCCAGGGCGGACAGTATCGTCGCTCCTCGGCCCCCTATCGTTCCGGTTCGGGATCGGGATCGCACCGTACACGCAGGCACTAA
- a CDS encoding thioesterase: MYATFETDLAVRPDDIDMNKHVHNSRYLDYVLAARYDQMDRCYGMSMEEFLDHGYSWVNSSCTIDYKRPLHMGDMVTVRTRIASFSERGVRVEFWIVNKGTGKVAAQGHQDFIMVNVTTGRSLVIPDWIVERYAITEDARGSS, encoded by the coding sequence ATGTATGCAACCTTCGAAACCGATCTGGCTGTGCGGCCCGATGACATAGACATGAACAAGCATGTTCATAACAGCCGGTACCTGGACTACGTTCTGGCCGCCCGCTACGATCAGATGGACCGCTGCTACGGGATGTCCATGGAAGAATTCCTCGACCACGGCTATTCGTGGGTCAACAGCTCCTGTACCATCGACTACAAACGCCCCTTGCACATGGGGGACATGGTGACCGTGCGAACGCGCATCGCTTCCTTTTCCGAGCGTGGCGTGCGGGTCGAGTTCTGGATCGTCAACAAGGGGACCGGAAAGGTGGCGGCCCAGGGACATCAGGACTTCATCATGGTGAACGTGACGACGGGCCGGAGTCTCGTCATTCCGGACTGGATCGTCGAGCGCTATGCCATCACCGAAGATGCTCGAGGATCATCCTGA